One genomic segment of Planctomycetota bacterium includes these proteins:
- a CDS encoding serine/threonine-protein kinase — protein MPPGVPDDDAAGAGEEFRRPSDEPPAEDSPGSSAALKPQPETPFGGQPAEKKSRFPSSAWGEEAAPEPLLEQPSTPSMTTQVGDRLEAGAEIGPYKILETIGEGGMGVVFKAEQRPPLRRMVALKIIKAGLDSKEVIARFEAERQALAMMDHPGIAKVFDAGTTPSGKPFFAMEFVAGQPISDFCDLHRLSVRRRLMLFADVCDAIQHAHNKGVIHRDLKPANVLVSLPGGVPQAKIIDFGVAKALRQKLSERTLYTETGQLVGTPEYMSPEQAEGGVLEVDIRSDVYSLGVLLYELLCGCLPFDSKKIRAGGVLDIQRMIRDEDPPRPSQAVTSLDAGRALGVMAARQCDVNELRKELARELEWIVLTAMRKDRTERYATAAELGEDVRRYLADKPLKAAPVSWVYAGRKFLGRNKGVVAIASAVAASFIVGVGAVGYFGYQASVENAELREEIADLKAQLETR, from the coding sequence CCGCCAGCGGAGGATTCGCCCGGGTCGAGCGCGGCCCTGAAGCCGCAGCCTGAGACGCCGTTCGGCGGGCAGCCGGCGGAGAAGAAGTCGCGTTTCCCGTCGTCCGCCTGGGGCGAAGAGGCCGCGCCCGAGCCACTGCTCGAACAGCCCAGCACGCCGTCGATGACGACGCAGGTCGGCGATCGTCTCGAAGCCGGCGCGGAGATCGGGCCGTACAAGATCCTCGAGACCATCGGCGAAGGCGGCATGGGCGTCGTCTTCAAGGCCGAGCAACGCCCGCCCCTACGGCGGATGGTGGCGCTGAAGATCATCAAGGCGGGGCTCGATTCGAAGGAAGTCATCGCCCGCTTCGAGGCCGAGCGGCAGGCGCTGGCGATGATGGACCATCCCGGCATCGCCAAGGTCTTCGACGCCGGCACCACGCCCAGCGGCAAGCCGTTCTTCGCGATGGAGTTCGTCGCGGGTCAGCCCATCAGCGACTTCTGCGACCTGCATCGCCTGAGCGTGCGTCGTCGGTTGATGCTGTTTGCCGACGTCTGCGACGCGATCCAGCACGCACACAACAAGGGCGTCATCCACCGCGACCTGAAGCCGGCCAACGTGCTGGTCAGCCTTCCGGGCGGCGTGCCACAGGCCAAGATCATCGACTTCGGCGTGGCCAAGGCGCTGCGTCAGAAGCTCAGCGAACGGACGCTCTACACCGAGACCGGCCAGCTCGTCGGCACGCCGGAGTACATGAGCCCCGAGCAGGCCGAGGGCGGCGTGCTGGAGGTCGACATCCGCAGCGACGTCTACTCGCTGGGCGTGCTGCTGTACGAGCTCTTGTGCGGCTGTTTGCCGTTCGACTCGAAGAAGATCCGTGCCGGCGGCGTGCTCGACATTCAGCGGATGATCCGCGACGAAGACCCACCCCGCCCAAGCCAGGCCGTCACCAGCCTCGACGCCGGGCGGGCGCTCGGCGTGATGGCGGCGCGGCAGTGCGACGTGAACGAGCTTCGCAAGGAACTGGCCCGCGAGCTGGAGTGGATCGTCCTGACGGCCATGCGGAAAGACCGCACCGAGCGGTACGCGACCGCTGCAGAGCTGGGCGAGGACGTCCGGCGATACCTGGCGGACAAGCCGCTCAAGGCCGCGCCGGTGTCGTGGGTCTACGCGGGCCGCAAGTTCCTCGGCCGGAACAAAGGCGTCGTCGCGATCGCTTCGGCGGTGGCAGCGTCCTTCATCGTCGGCGTCGGCGCTGTCGGCTACTTCGGCTATCAGGCGAGCGTCGAAAACGCGGAGTTACGCGAGGAGATCGCAGACCTGAAAGCCCAACTCGAAACGCGCTAG